In Gossypium arboreum isolate Shixiya-1 chromosome 5, ASM2569848v2, whole genome shotgun sequence, a single genomic region encodes these proteins:
- the LOC108481458 gene encoding uncharacterized protein LOC108481458, translating into MVEQDEKQILPYKESVEIVSLGGGQEKKEVKIGVCLTAKTKRDLIELHQEFKDVFAWSYQDMPGLNTDIVKHNPGVWDEECQKTFDKVKHYLSNALVLMPPSLDKLLILYLAVFENSMRCVLSQHDESGRKERSIYYLSKKFTEYETRYLPIEKLCCALIWTTRRLRQYMLYRTTWLISKIDPLKYMMESTALNGRITWWQILLSEFDIIYVNQKAIKRSAIIDFLASRALEDYGPQNFDFPNEDLIASNTVGNKIGAVLVSSNGDYYPFASKLDFDYTNNMAEYEACIMGIRAAIECKINDLEIADALATLASVIKVSKKEDVKPIQMSIYKASAHHYNIEEEEKDDHPWYNDILRYES; encoded by the exons atggtagaacaagatgaaaaaCAAATCCTACCTTATAAAGAGTCAGTAGAAATTGTGAGCTTGGGAGGTggacaagaaaagaaagaagtgaAGATCGGAGTTTGTCTTACCGCAAAGACAAAGCGAGACCTCATTGAGTTAcaccaagaattcaaagatgtcttcgcatggtcgtaTCAAGACATGCCTGGTCTAaatactgatatcgtg aaacacaatccTGGTgtatgggatgaggaatgccaaaaGACTTTTGACAAGGTCAAACATTACTTGTCCAATGCCCTAGTGCTAATGCCACCCAGCCTAGATAAGTTGCTGATACTGTACTTGGCAGTATTCGAGAATTCCATGAGATGCGTGCTTAgtcaacatgatgagtcaggaagaaaagaaagatcgATATactatctcagtaagaaattcactgaataTGAGACAAGATATCTGCCAatcgagaagttgtgttgtgccttgATCTGGACAACTCGAAGACTAAGACAGTACATGTTGTACCGTACAACTTGGCTTATCTCAAAAATAGACCCTctgaagtacatgatggagtcgactGCTTTGAATGGAAGAATAACTTggtggcaaattctactttccgAGTTTGATATAATCTATGTGAATCAGAAGGCTATAAAAAGGAGTGCAATAAtagattttctagccagtagagctctagaagattacggGCCTCAaaactttgatttcccaaatgaagatctgaT AGCTTCAAACACTGTGGGTAACAAAATTGGGGCAGTCCTGGTATCCTCAAATGGAGATTATTATCCCTTTGccagtaaattggattttgattacaCGAATAATATGGCggaatatgaagcatgcatcatgggtatccgtgcagccatagaatgCAAGATCAATGATCTAGAG ATAGCTGACGCCTTAGCTACTTTAGCTTCTGTGATCAAAGTAAGCAAAAAAGAAGATGTAAAACCtatccagatgagtatttatAAGGCTTCAGCCCATCATTACAACatcgaggaagaagaaaaggatgaccACCCTTGGTACAACGATATACTACGATACGAATCGTGA